TAATGATAACGGGATTACCGAAGCGGTAATCAATCCGCCACGTAAACTCCCCAAGAGCAGTACAAGCACAAAGATCACAATCAATGAACCTTCAATCAAGTTCTTCTCTACCGTACTTGTGGTCCTGGCTATAAGTTCGGCACGGCTTAAGAACGGTTCAATATAAACGCCCTCGGGAAGCGATTTCTGTATCTCGTCAATTCGTTTTTCTACATTATTGATCACATTACTTGGACTTTCTCCCTTTAACATCAAAATCTGACCTCCCACGGATTCGTGGCCATCTTGGGTAAACGCACCATAACGCACCTGGTTGCCATAGCCCACTTTTTCGGCGATATCCCGTACCAATACGGGAGTTCCGTTTTGGGTGGTAACCACTGTATTTTTCAAATCTTCAAGGCTACGGGCCAACCCCTCGCCACGGATAAAGTTGGCCTGATGGTTTTTTTCAATATAGGCACCGCCCGTGTTGGCGTTGTTTACTTTCAGGGCTTCAAAAACCTGATTCATTGTAATGCCAAAACTTTTTAGTTTATCAGGATTTATGGCAACTTCATATTGTTTCACATAGCCCCCAAAAGCATTGACCTCTACCACTCCAGGGACTAATGCCATTTGGCGTTTGACGATCCAATCCTGAATGGTACGAAGCTCCATGGCATCGTATTTATCTTCGTAACCTTCTTTTACCTTTAGAGTGTATTGGAATATTTCGCCCAGACCCGTAGTAATGGGTGCCATAAAAGGCGTACCAAAACCTTCGGGAATTTCCCCGGCGACTTCGGTCAATTTTTCTTGCACCAATTGCCGGGGAAGATAGGTGCCTGCTTCGTCCTTAAAAACAATGGTAACCACGGACAGCCCAAAACGAGATACCGAACGCAGCTCGATAACGTCAGGAAGGTTGGCCATTGCCAATTCTACAGGATAGGTAACAAATTGTTCAATATCCTCAGTACCTAAATTTGGGGCTACTGTAATAACCTGTACTTGGTTGTTGGTAATATCGGGGACAGAACCCAGATTTATAGTGGCCATAGACCAAATGCCCGTACCTACCAGTGCCACTATGAAGAGCCCAATAATAAACTTGTTATTAATGGAAAATGAAATGATTTTGTTAATCATAGTAAAAGTATTAATTCAGTTTAAACATCGCAATGCAATGAGATACAATGCGTTTATAATGTGATGCTTATTTTGAAAAGCATCACGTAAGGATATAGCTATCCTTAAAAAAACTGAATTATACTTTAGGTGGTTGGAAAAGCGATTCCAAATATCTGGAAGTGAAGTTTACTTTATATAAGTTAAACTGTTCTTTCCCTTCAAACTTTAATAGATTAATTAAAGCCGAATTGTTGTTCGCAATAATTAATACTAAAGGGTGGCAACATTGCTGATGGGAATGGATTGGTGTTTTCTGCTTACCAGAGTCATTATGGTGCCTTTCAGCTTTTGCTACGTTACCAAAGTAATCTTCAACTACATATTCAAGGAAAGAGTCACCATAAACTTTATGGTCTTGGTAATGGATTAGGATGCTTGAAATTTCTTTAATGGGTCCACAAAAGTCCATATCAATACTAATTCCCTGAAAAAAGAATAATAGCGACATTGATATGGAAAAAAGTGTTTTCATAAATTTCAACAAAGGTAAGAATTAATCGATGCACAGGTTGTGCAAAAACTTGAAAGGCTGAAGAATTGGTAGTCTACGCTTTTGCGTCAAAACTTAAGAAATAACCTTTTTACCAATTCCAACTACCCTTGGGATACATCATGTTTCAATTCAGGATATTTCAATTCAGGATATCAGGATATAGGGTATTTAGCAATGGTCTTCTCAATTGGAAAAGTCTAATCCCTTTCCCATATCCTTATTATTCTTGTTTGATTGAACAATGGCTATATTTTGTGGTTTTACATTTGATTCCTGATGTCGGACATTTCCTTTATGTAGATTTTTATTTAGTTCGTTAGAGTATTGCATCATTCCTGCTTGCATAGCATTCATGTGATCGTCGGTTGACGCAACGTTTTTGAACATCGGAGTTGTTAGATTTAACTCTTTCGCCAATTCATAGCCAAGATTAAATGCTTTTTTATACTCCTCATCAATTTTAATATTTTCTTCCATGGCTAAAAAGTTTCACGAACGTGCGCCTCAATATATTCATTAATAGAATCCCTATCATATAGAATTACTTTCTTTTGAGGTTGGGAAAATCTGATTTTACCTTCGTCCCTAAGCTTTTGCAAAGTAGTGGTAGACTTTATTTTTAGATGGAACATTGCCTCTTCCCCATCGATCCATTTGTCAGGTTTATCTTTTCTTTTGGATTCTACATGTTCGATTACCTTATCAAATAAGGCATAGAAAGCTTCTTCTTGTAGGCAAACTACTTGCATTGTATTAATTCTTTGCCAAAATGGATTACCCCATTTTTTGGGTCTATTATCCCCGTAATTTAAAGATTTTCCGAAATCTGTTCCCCGTAAAGAAGTCCATCGGTCGATTTATTGGTTGTATGGAACTTTAGCGATTTAGAAATTGATGACTTTTTCCAAAGCGTCATCAGTTTCTTTGTGCATAAAATTCGATTGATAATTAACCGTAGTTGTAATCGAAGAATGGCGATACAATTTTTGGAGCATTTGAATAGGTATTTTATCACCGGAAATATTTCCAAAACTATGCCGCGCAATATGCATAGATATCTTCTTCTCAATACCAAGCTTTTCGCCGACAATTTCCAATCGACGGTTTAGATTACGGGTAATGGTCTTAACTCTGGTTGCCACCCTTTTCTCATCTTTCAAATCGGTACCTTTTAAAAAAGGAAAAACTAAATCATCCTTTCCTGTCTTCTGAGCAGCAAAATATGCTAGTATTTCTTTGGCCTTATCTGGAACGACCAATGAGACAAGTTTTCTGTTCTTCCCCATACGATAATATAAACGACCATCTTTAAAATCTTTCCATTTTAGCTTTATGAGATCGGCGACACGAACACCTGCAAAGTAAAAACTAGTTAGCCAAGCGTAGACGGCATGAAGTTGTGCTTTTGTTAAATTATTAGCCGTTTCAAGCAATAGAACCTCTTCCCTATTCAATCCAATCTTTTCGCTTTCGGGAAATTTGATCTGTATTTTACCTTTACCAAATGGATAATTGCCATCATCTACATGATATTCCTTTCTGGCAAAATTATAGATGGTTCGAATAAGCATTAGGTAATTTATCGCAGTCCTTTCAGCAACCTTTCTATCATACAAGAGATATGCTTTGAAATCCTTTAACAGAGTAACGTCCAGATCCGTAAAAAAAAGTTTTTTACGCCCTAAAAATGTTTTGAAAATGTCTAGTCTTTTTTCTTGATTGTAGTGCTGATTGAATTTCTTTCGTTTTAAGAGATTGGACAAAAACAGCTTACTAGCTTCAAAAAAATCCATTTTGGTTTTTCCAATAATCTTTTTCTTTATTTTTTTTGCGGATTGGGAATTGTTTTGATTTTCATTGTCAATTAATCTGTCGTTTGCTTCTGCTATCTTCTTTGCGACTAAACTATTTAGACGTTTTGAATTGGGATGAGATTTTTTAACGCGTTTAAATTTATCATCCCAAAATTTGCTTTCAATATACTGTCCAGTGAATAAATATGACGACCTTCTATCTTTGGTAATTCGAATAGCGATTGGAAAAAGGCCAGCGCTATTTGGTTTTTTCATTAAAAATGATTGTATAGTAGCCATAAACCCCAATTTTATTACCTAAAGATACAAATTTTAGGTAAAACATAGGTAAAACATTTGGTGGTTTTTCTTGAATTTTTATGGCTTTATTGAGCAAATAGAAATAGTCAAATAACTCATAAACAATTGATTATCAATTCATATTAGACCAAATGGGTTCAAATGTCTCAGGATTCACAACCCGGAGGCCGAGGGTTCAAGTCCCTCTCTCGCTACAAGGCTCAAAGTCAACAAAATCAACGGTTTGTGTTCACAAACCGTTTTTTATGTCCATGATTTCCCTACTTTTAATCTCATTAAACGATTCGACTCATAATTAAAAGCATAAATACAGAGGATTACTAGCTAAAATTTCGCTTTTATTTTAAATGGACGGATTTCATGATGGCCCATACCCTCAAGAAGGGAATAGGCCTCGTCTACGGACTTTACGGGCAATCTGCAAACGTTATTCTTACAAACATAAATAGACGTACCGTCATCGAAAAAGCGATCTTTATACAAAGCCAAATTACTTGACTTTGTACTTCCTGCCAATAATGTATTTACAAGATAGCCACGGTTCATTTCATTAATTATTTTTGGGGCATCTTCACCTACAACGGCCACCTCGTAATATGGAAAGGATTCATTTAATAACAAAAAACCCCAGCTTGCATTACCTAATGCATGATTTGTAAAATCCTCCATTACCAGCGCAGCCATATCTTTAGTTTGTTTTAAATAAGCTTTATTATACTCCAAATGTCCCAGTTTAAATAAGTTTAGGGCCATTACCGCGTTTGCAGAGGGTATTTCCGTATCTATTGTATTCATCAGTTTAGGGGTCAGGTCACTTGCCTTATTATAAAAATACATTCCGGATGTACTTCCAAACTCTTCCTCAGTAGACGCTATCAGCTCCTTGGCCAGATTTAGGTATTTTAAATCTAAAGTTACTTCATAAAGTCCGAGTAATCCTTGAATGAAAAAGGCGTAATCCTCTAAAAATACCTGTTTTTGACCTTGATTCCCAATATAGGAATGAGCCAACTTTTTGCCTTGGTAATTGTTCTTTACGAAAAAATCATGAATAGAAAGGGCTTCATTTAAATAGATCTCTTCACCAAATGCCTTATATGCTTCCAAAAGTGAATTCATTAATAAAGCGTTCCAAGAAGTGATTATTTTGGTATCCTTGGCTGGTTCTTTCCTTTTACGCCTATATTCCAAAAGAATTCTCTTCCATTGCCCTATTTTTTTTCTCATTTCTTCTTTACCTAACTGCTCGCTTTTGGCAAAATCATCAGATGAAAATGGTGTAAATAGCACAAACTTGCCATTATCCAACTTCTCACTTTCTTCTATACCATAAAATCTGGAAAACAGTTCAAAATCTTCTCCCAACAATTCTTGTAATTCACTTTTGGTCCACAAATAATACATACCTTCACTTCCTTCTGTATCGGCATCCATGGCAGCATAATAACCACCTTCGGCATTTCGCATTTGAGCTCTTAAAAATTGAAAAGTTTCCTCTGCCCTATTTTTATAAACATCAAATTCGGTGATTTTGAAAGCTTTTGATAAAAGGGAAATCATCTGTGCATTATCATAAAGCATTTTTTCATAATGGGGAACCTTCCATTCGGTGTCCGTACTATATCTAAAAAAACCTCCGCCGATATGGTCGTATATACCTCCCGCTAATGCCCTATCCAAAGTTTTAAACACATGGTTTCTAGCGCTATCATCTTTTTGAAGGAAAGAATAATCCAGTAACATGTTCAATGCCGTAGGGCTAATAAATTTTTCCTGTCCTATGTTCCCTCCCCTATCAGTATCCCATGAGTTGGACCAATTTTGAATACCTTCGTTTATTTTTTCCGTAGAAACCAAGTCTTCTAGGTTATCCGTTGGAGGAGCATAATAATCCTGTACTCCTTGTGCTAACAAACTTGCGTATTCGGCCATTTTCTCAGGATTTCTCAGGTACTCTTCCATGAATTTTTCCAAAACTGCCATCCAGTCCTCCTTTGAGTGATATGTTCCCAAATAAACTGGTTTTCCATCAGGCAAGATAATAGCGTTCATGGGCCATCCTCCGGTTCCATTTACCAACTGCAAAGCCGTTTGGTACACTTTATCCAAATCGGGCCTCTCTTCCCTATCCACCTTGATACTAATGAAATTATCGTTCATCAATTTGGCTACCTCCAAATCCTCAAAGGATTCTTCCTCCATTACGTGGCACCAGTGACATGTAGAATATCCAATACTCAATATGACAAGCTTGTCATTTGTTGAGGCATCCTTAAAAACCGATTCATTCCAAGGGCGCCAGTTAACCGGGTTTTTGGCATGCTGCAATAGATATGGGCTGGTTTCGTTGATCAGTTCATTAGAATAGACAGATTCTTTAGGTTCAGTTATATTCTTCTCTCTCGGTTTTGAACGCTCATTACAGGATGGGAACAGGAAAAGCAGGAGTATTAACGAAAAGGTTATCGTCTTTTTAAAAAAAATCCCATAAATCTTAGAATCATCGGTAATATCCCAAAATATTTTTTTTACCATCATTTTGTTTTATCCAAAATTAGTTGCCCAATATTATTATTTAACTTGCTTTGCCGCTTAAGAATTACCAATTTGTTCTATTCTAATAATTATACGCAAAAATAAGCCAAATGAGAATATTTAAATGGACGCTCTTCTTTATATGCATTTCCGTTCTTGAAACGAGTGGCCAGCAGCAATTGGAAGATTATAAGCTTTGGTTAAAATATCAAACCATTACAAATACAGATTTAGCCATCAATTACAATGCTTTGGTCAAGCACGCCTATATATCACAAGGCAGTCCAACCTTACGGAACGCCAAAAAGGAAGTAGAGCTTGCCCTTTCTAAAATGCTAGGAGATGACATTACTTTCACCAATGAATGGGTTCCTGAAAATACCTTGGTCGTAGATGTTTATGATAACCTTTCAAAAGATTTAAAGTCATTGATTGCCGAGGAAATAAAAAATGTAACCCATGAAGGTTTTTTACTAAAATCAGTTAATTACAAAAACAAAAAAGTAACCATCATCAGTGCAAAGAAAGACATAGGGGTGCTTTATGGGGTGTTCAGGTTTTTAAACATGATGCAAACCCATAGTAATCTCAACAACTTAAATCTAGTGGACAACCCCAAACTAGATATTAGAATGCTAAATCATTGGGATAATTTAGATCGTTCCGTTGAAAGGGGTTATGCCGGATTTTCCCTTTGGAACTGGCAAAAATTACCGGAATACATTGATGAACGCTATATTGATTATGCAAGGGCAAATGCCTCGATTGGGATAAATGCCACGGCGCTGACAAATGTAAATGCGAATGCACTAATTCTTACCCCAATGTATTTGGAAAAAGTAAAGGCACTGGCCGATACTTTTAGAAGTTACGGTATTAAGGTATACTTAACCGCAAGATTTTCCGCTCCCATAGAAATTGGAAATCTGGATACCGCAGACCCTTTGAATGCGGATGTAAAGCTGTGGTGGAAGAATAAAACCAAGGAAATCTATGAAATTATACCGGACTTTGGCGGTTTTTTGGTTAAAGCCAACTCAGAAGGACAACCTGGACCACAAAACTATGGAAAAGACCACGTAGACGGTGCCAATATGATGGCAGAGGCACTCAAGCCTTACGGAGGCAACGTAATCTGGCGTGCCTTTGTGTACTCTGAACATGATGAAACAGATCGTGCCAAGCAGGCCTATGATGAATTCCTTCCGTATGATGGTAACTTTATGGACAATGTTTTGGTACAGGTAAAAAATGGACCTATCGACTTTCAACCAAGGGAACCCTTCCATCCTATGTTTGGAGCAATGAAAAAAACACCTTTGATCATGGAGTTTCAGATAACCCAGGAATATCTTGGGTTTAGTACCCATTTGGTCTATTTACCAAAACTTTTTGAGGAGGTTCTGGATGCCGATACCTACCAAAGAGGTGAAGGTTCTACCGTTGCCAAAGTCATTGATGGGAGCCTTTACGGTAATGAAATTACGGGCATGGCCGGCGTCAGTAATATTGGAAATGATATCAACTGGACCGGACATCCCTTTGCTCAGGCCAATTGGTACGGTTTCGGTCGCTTGGCTTGGGACCCTTACCTAAGTTCCGAAGTGATTGCCGATGAATGGTTAAGGGCAACGTATTCCAATGACAACAAATTTGTGGAACCTGTAAAGAGCATGATGCTGACCTCCAGGGAGGCCGTTGTAAATTATATGAACCCATTAGGTCTTCACCATATCTTTGATACAGGCCATCACTATGGACCGGGACCTTGGGTAGATAATTTGGGAAGACCAGATTGGAACCCCGTTTACTATCACAAAGCTGATTCTTTGGGAGTTGGCTTTGACAGGACCCCCAGTGGAAGTAATGCTACAGAGCAATATGCACCAGAAATTGCTCAAAAATATAATGATGTAAAAAAAATTCCTGAAGAGTACCTATTATGGTTTCACCATCTTCCTTGGGACTATAAGTTAGATAATGGAGAAATTCTATGGGACGGGATTGCATTGAAATACCAGGAAGGAGTAGATCAAGTAAAGGATATGATCAATACATGGGATAATATGAAACCTTATCTTTCGGAAAGCGAATACAGGGAAGTGGCCATGCTATTGGAAATACAACTGAAAGAAGCAAAATGGTGGAGAGATGCCTGTTTGCTTTACTTTCAAACCTTTTCCAATAGACCTTTACCCGAAGGTGTTGAAAAGCCAACAAAATCTTTGGAGTATTTTAAATCTCTTAAATTTCCATTTGCGCCGGGTATACGCCCCAGATGGGATTAGATTTTATGGAAGGGTCGACCCTGAGTTTACATAACATCAATCTATAATTTTAAAGAATGAAAATCCTTGGTATTTCTGCATATTATCATGATTCCGCTGCTGCTATCATAGACAATGGCAAGGTCTTGTTCGCAGCACAGGAGGAAAGATTTACCAGGATTAAAAATGATGCATCTTTTCCAGATAATGCCATTCAATTTTGCCTGCTTGAGTCTGGGTTAACGCTCAATGATGTCGATGCCATAGCCTTTTACGATAAACCTTTCTTAAAGTTTGAAAGGCTCTTGGAAACATACTACGCTTTTGCCCCTAAAGGTTTTAAATCCTTTTCCAAAGCGATGCCCTTATGGTTGAAGGAAAAGCTTTTTATAAAACAGTTTATTCGGAAAAAATTGAAAGAATTGGGTGCATCCCATCCTAAAAGCACTCAAATTTATTTTCCAGAACATCATCTATCCCACATTGCCAGTGCATTTTACACCTCTCCCTTTAAGAAATGTGCTTTTCTAACGGTTGACGGTGTGGGGGAATGGGCTACAACGTCCTATGGAATCGCCGATGGTGAAAATGGAATAAGGGTTCTTGGCGAACTTCATTTTCCCCATTCTTTAGGACTTTTATACTCTTCCTTTACTTATTTTTTGGGTTTTGCAGTAAACTCAGGAGAGTATAAACTAATGGGATTGGCCTCCTATGGAAATTCTAAATCCAACGAAGTATCCGTTTATATGGATATCATAAAAAAAAGGCTTGTTGATATAAAATCGGACGGATCCATAGAACTCAACATGGAGTTTTTTGAATACCCTTACGGGTTGCGAATGGTAAATCCCAAAAAGTGGGAAGGCTTATTTGGATTTAAAAGAAGACAAGCTTCGGAAAAACTTGAACAACGTCATGCCGATTTAGCCTATGCCGCCCAAAAAGTGCTAGAAGATATTCTATTAAAGTTGATTGGTTTTATTCAGAAGGAAACGGACCAAAAGTTCCTCTGTCTGGCAGGTGGAGTTGCACTCAATTGCGTGGCTAATTCGGCATTACATAATCAAAACGTGTT
This window of the Maribacter cobaltidurans genome carries:
- a CDS encoding helix-turn-helix domain-containing protein, which produces MQVVCLQEEAFYALFDKVIEHVESKRKDKPDKWIDGEEAMFHLKIKSTTTLQKLRDEGKIRFSQPQKKVILYDRDSINEYIEAHVRETF
- a CDS encoding site-specific integrase, giving the protein MATIQSFLMKKPNSAGLFPIAIRITKDRRSSYLFTGQYIESKFWDDKFKRVKKSHPNSKRLNSLVAKKIAEANDRLIDNENQNNSQSAKKIKKKIIGKTKMDFFEASKLFLSNLLKRKKFNQHYNQEKRLDIFKTFLGRKKLFFTDLDVTLLKDFKAYLLYDRKVAERTAINYLMLIRTIYNFARKEYHVDDGNYPFGKGKIQIKFPESEKIGLNREEVLLLETANNLTKAQLHAVYAWLTSFYFAGVRVADLIKLKWKDFKDGRLYYRMGKNRKLVSLVVPDKAKEILAYFAAQKTGKDDLVFPFLKGTDLKDEKRVATRVKTITRNLNRRLEIVGEKLGIEKKISMHIARHSFGNISGDKIPIQMLQKLYRHSSITTTVNYQSNFMHKETDDALEKVINF
- a CDS encoding thioredoxin domain-containing protein, giving the protein MVKKIFWDITDDSKIYGIFFKKTITFSLILLLFLFPSCNERSKPREKNITEPKESVYSNELINETSPYLLQHAKNPVNWRPWNESVFKDASTNDKLVILSIGYSTCHWCHVMEEESFEDLEVAKLMNDNFISIKVDREERPDLDKVYQTALQLVNGTGGWPMNAIILPDGKPVYLGTYHSKEDWMAVLEKFMEEYLRNPEKMAEYASLLAQGVQDYYAPPTDNLEDLVSTEKINEGIQNWSNSWDTDRGGNIGQEKFISPTALNMLLDYSFLQKDDSARNHVFKTLDRALAGGIYDHIGGGFFRYSTDTEWKVPHYEKMLYDNAQMISLLSKAFKITEFDVYKNRAEETFQFLRAQMRNAEGGYYAAMDADTEGSEGMYYLWTKSELQELLGEDFELFSRFYGIEESEKLDNGKFVLFTPFSSDDFAKSEQLGKEEMRKKIGQWKRILLEYRRKRKEPAKDTKIITSWNALLMNSLLEAYKAFGEEIYLNEALSIHDFFVKNNYQGKKLAHSYIGNQGQKQVFLEDYAFFIQGLLGLYEVTLDLKYLNLAKELIASTEEEFGSTSGMYFYNKASDLTPKLMNTIDTEIPSANAVMALNLFKLGHLEYNKAYLKQTKDMAALVMEDFTNHALGNASWGFLLLNESFPYYEVAVVGEDAPKIINEMNRGYLVNTLLAGSTKSSNLALYKDRFFDDGTSIYVCKNNVCRLPVKSVDEAYSLLEGMGHHEIRPFKIKAKF
- a CDS encoding alpha-glucuronidase family glycosyl hydrolase, which gives rise to MRIFKWTLFFICISVLETSGQQQLEDYKLWLKYQTITNTDLAINYNALVKHAYISQGSPTLRNAKKEVELALSKMLGDDITFTNEWVPENTLVVDVYDNLSKDLKSLIAEEIKNVTHEGFLLKSVNYKNKKVTIISAKKDIGVLYGVFRFLNMMQTHSNLNNLNLVDNPKLDIRMLNHWDNLDRSVERGYAGFSLWNWQKLPEYIDERYIDYARANASIGINATALTNVNANALILTPMYLEKVKALADTFRSYGIKVYLTARFSAPIEIGNLDTADPLNADVKLWWKNKTKEIYEIIPDFGGFLVKANSEGQPGPQNYGKDHVDGANMMAEALKPYGGNVIWRAFVYSEHDETDRAKQAYDEFLPYDGNFMDNVLVQVKNGPIDFQPREPFHPMFGAMKKTPLIMEFQITQEYLGFSTHLVYLPKLFEEVLDADTYQRGEGSTVAKVIDGSLYGNEITGMAGVSNIGNDINWTGHPFAQANWYGFGRLAWDPYLSSEVIADEWLRATYSNDNKFVEPVKSMMLTSREAVVNYMNPLGLHHIFDTGHHYGPGPWVDNLGRPDWNPVYYHKADSLGVGFDRTPSGSNATEQYAPEIAQKYNDVKKIPEEYLLWFHHLPWDYKLDNGEILWDGIALKYQEGVDQVKDMINTWDNMKPYLSESEYREVAMLLEIQLKEAKWWRDACLLYFQTFSNRPLPEGVEKPTKSLEYFKSLKFPFAPGIRPRWD
- a CDS encoding carbamoyltransferase family protein, yielding MKILGISAYYHDSAAAIIDNGKVLFAAQEERFTRIKNDASFPDNAIQFCLLESGLTLNDVDAIAFYDKPFLKFERLLETYYAFAPKGFKSFSKAMPLWLKEKLFIKQFIRKKLKELGASHPKSTQIYFPEHHLSHIASAFYTSPFKKCAFLTVDGVGEWATTSYGIADGENGIRVLGELHFPHSLGLLYSSFTYFLGFAVNSGEYKLMGLASYGNSKSNEVSVYMDIIKKRLVDIKSDGSIELNMEFFEYPYGLRMVNPKKWEGLFGFKRRQASEKLEQRHADLAYAAQKVLEDILLKLIGFIQKETDQKFLCLAGGVALNCVANSALHNQNVFQDIYVQPAAGDAGGSLGAALAVCHLKEKMEFSGLEKPFNVYLGPKFSNLDVERVLRKNNCNSQFFENINELNQVVAQYLADNKVVGWFQGRTEFGPRALGNRSILANASDPEMQHILNEKIKFREGFRPFAPAVCEEDYANYFEGGKESPYMLFISKVKQRHRKKLPHNFETLNLEQKREIAKSDLPAITHIDYSARVQTVNNEMNPRFWNLIQACKQITGVGVIINTSFNLKDEPIVNSPDDAYICFMKSGMDVLVLENYVIVK